A region of Onychomys torridus chromosome 10, mOncTor1.1, whole genome shotgun sequence DNA encodes the following proteins:
- the LOC118591877 gene encoding LOW QUALITY PROTEIN: smad nuclear interacting protein 1-like (The sequence of the model RefSeq protein was modified relative to this genomic sequence to represent the inferred CDS: deleted 1 base in 1 codon), translating into MQAALRMMAKQERSWWRLHPTEDALATLEVKQEPLSPEPVDAPASASWSRSPGKRKHKSSGRRSESPRTKRSRSSHYSSVRVKQEREDHARRGREQHQPRKPSEPCQGRTGKRERDQHSSRSHQRRSWDERTVSGQGRDGDSQDLQAQEEERNFQDARRLCQEHRQQKEGAGGEAQEVIPRPAGNRSKEVSIKEKPSLELSGALLEDTNTFRGVVIKYNEPPEARIPKKRWRLYPFKNEDMLPVMYIHRQSAYLLGRDRLIADIPIDHPSCSKQHAVFQYRLVEHRRADGTAGRTVKPYIIDLGSSNGTFLNHARIEPQRYYELKEKDVLKFGFSSREYVLLHESSDTSEADRKEEEEEEMVSDS; encoded by the exons ATGCAAGCGGCTCTCAGGATGATGGCCAAGCAGGAGCGAAGCTGGTGGAGGCTACACCCTACAGAGGACGCGCTGGCGACCCTGGAGGTGAAGCAGGAGCCTCTGAGCCCTGAACCTGTCGACGCCCCAGCCTCTGCTAGCTGGAGCCGGTCCCCAGGCAAAAGGAAACACAAGTCCTCAGGGAGAAGAAGCGAGTCTCCACGGACCAAGAGAAGCCGGAGTTCCCACTACTCCTCGGTCAGAGTGAAGCAGGAACGTGAGGACCATGCACGGAGAGGTCGAGAGCAACACCAGCCCCGGAAGCCATCAGAACCGTGCCAGGGCagaactgggaagagagagcGAGACCAGCACTCCAGTCGTTCCCACCAAAGGAGGAGCTGGGATGAGAGGACTGTCAGTGGGCAGGGTCGGGATGGAGACAGCCAGGATCTGCAggcccaggaagaagagaggaacttTCAGGATGCCAGGCGCCTCTGCCAGGAGCATCGCCAGCAGAAGGAAGGTGCTGGTGGTGAGGCTCAGGAGGTGATCCCTCGCCCTGCTGGTAACAGAAGTAAAGAGGTGTCTATTAAAGAAAAACCAAGCCTTGAACTTTCTGGGGCACTTCTTGAGGACACCAATACCTTCCGGGGTGTGGTCATTAAGTACAACGAACCCCCAGAGGCCCGGATC CCAAAAAAACGGTGGCGTCTGTACCCCTTTAAAAATGAGGACATGCTTCCGGTCATGTACATCCACAGGCAGAGTGCTTACCTTCTGGGTCGGGATCGCCTCATCGCCGACATTCCCATCGACCATCCCTCTTGCTCAAAGCAGCATGCAGTCTTCCAGTACCGGCTTGTGGAGCACAGGCGTGCCGACGGCACAGCTGGACGGACGGTGAAGCCCTACATCATTGACCTGGGCTCAAGCAATGGAACCTTCTTGAACCACGCGCGTATTGAGCCACAGAGATACTACGAACTGAAGGAAAAGGATGTCCTTAAATTTGGGTTCAGCAGCAGAGAATATGTCTTGCTCCATGAGTCTTCAGACACCTCTGaagcagacagaaaggaagaggaagaggaggaaatggtgTCTGACAGCTAG